From the Quercus lobata isolate SW786 chromosome 6, ValleyOak3.0 Primary Assembly, whole genome shotgun sequence genome, one window contains:
- the LOC115994512 gene encoding cryptochrome-1, producing the protein MGIVKTIVWFRRDLRIEDNPALAAAAKDGSVFPVYIWCPKEEGHFYPGRVSRWWLKQSLAHLEHSLKSLGAELMLIKTDSTLATLVECINAVGAAKVVFNHLYDPVSLVRDYNIKEKLVELGISVQSYNGDLLYEPWDVYDESGHAFTAFEAYWNKCLHLQMEPVSPFPPWKLVPASGTVKNCSVEELGLEDELEKSSNALLGRAWFPGWSNADKALTEFVERHLLDYSNNRQKVGGNSTSLLSPYLHYGELSVRKVFQYVRMKQILWAKEGNSLGEESINLFLRAIGLREYSRYLCFNFPFTHERSLLSNLKFFPWNADQANFKAWRQGRTGYPLVDAGMRELWATGWIHNRIRVVVSSFAVKVLLLPWRWGMKYFWDTLLDADLESDILGWQYISGSLPDGHELQRLDSPEIQGSKFDPEGEYVRHWMPELARMPTEWIHHPWDAPLSVLKASGVELGFNYPKPIIEIDLARERLIEAIFKMWEMDAASRDANSDVMNEVVVDNSDGTKNLAIAKVVENSGGTENSSIPKVLLKERIPCPTISSNDQKVPTVQNSKHYPFYRKRSKYMEGEKPLPGDLHKHNNEAGTSRTDEDLRSTAESSSTKKQTTSRNTFSVPQLSYSSEDNFFPVYDSSDLKQPWQEQINMQQSSNKDGTFGGSWPSHS; encoded by the exons ATGGGTATCGTTAAGACCATAGTTTGGTTTAGGAGGGACCTCAGAATTGAGGACAATCCTGCTTTAGCCGCAGCTGCTAAGGATGGTTCTGTTTTTCCTGTCTATATATGGTGCCCAAAAGAGGAAGGGCATTTTTATCCAGGTCGAGTTTCGAGGTGGTGGCTGAAGCAATCTCTAGCCCACTTGGAACATTCCCTGAAGTCTCTTGGGGCTGAACTTATGCTCATCAAGACTGACAGCACTCTTGCCACTCTTGTGGAGTGCATCAATGCTGTTGGGGCAGCAAAAGTAGTCTTCAACCATCTTTATG atcCTGTTTCACTCGTTCGAGATTACAATATCAAAGAAAAACTGGTGGAGCTAGGAATTTCTGTGCAAAGCTATAATGGTGATTTGTTGTACGAGCCATGGGATGTATATGATGAGAGTGGACATGCTTTTACAGCCTTTGAGGCATATTGGAATAAATGCTTGCACTTGCAAATGGAACCTGTTTCACCTTTCCCTCCATGGAAATTAGTGCCAGCTTCAG GAACTGTTAAGAATTGTTCAGTTGAGGAATTGGGTCTTGAAGATGAATTGGAAAAATCTAGCAATGCATTATTAGGAAGAGCATGGTTTCCAGGTTGGAGCAATGCTGATAAGGCTCTTACTGAATTTGTTGAGCGGCATTTGCTGGACTATTCAAATAATAGGCAAAAGGTTGGGGGGAACTCCACATCACTTTTGTCCCCATATCTTCATTATGGAGAACTAAGTGTACGGAAAGTTTTCCAATATGTCCGAATGAAACAGATATTGTGGGCGAAAGAAGGAAACTCTTTGGGTGAAGAAAGTATAAATCTTTTCCTCAGAGCCATTGGGCTTAGAGAATACTCCCGTTATCTTTGTTTCAACTTCCCGTTCACTCATGAGAGATCATTACTGAGTAACTTGAAATTTTTCCCTTGGAATGCTGACCAAGCCAATTTTAAGGCTTGGAGACAGGGTCGGACTGGCTACCCATTAGTTGATGCAGGAATGAGAGAACTTTGGGCAACTGGGTGGATACACAATCGAATAAGAGTGGTTGTTTCAAGTTTTGCAGTAAAAGTTTTACTTCTTCCATGGAGATGGGGGATGAAGTATTTCTGGGACACACTTTTGGATGCAGACTTAGAAAGTGACATCCTTGGTTGGCAATATATCTCAGGGAGCTTGCCAGATGGTCATGAGCTTCAGCGACTGGACAGCCCAGAG ATTCAAGGCTCCAAATTCGATCCGGAGGGTGAATACGTGAGGCATTGGATGCCTGAGCTAGCACGGATGCCAACTGAGTGGATTCATCACCCTTGGGATGCACCCCTTTCTGTGCTCAAAGCTTCAGGGGTAGAGTTGGGATTTAACTATCCAAAACCCATAATTGAGATAGATTTGGCCAGAGAACGTTTGATTGAAGCTATTTTCAAGATGTGGGAAATGGATGCAGCTAGTAGGGATGCAAACTCAGATGTCATGAATGAAGTTGTTGTTGACAATTCTGATGGTACTAAAAATTTGGCTATTGCCAAAGTCGTTGAAAATTCAGGTGGTACTGAAAATTCTTCCATTCCAAAGGTTCTCTTAAAGGAAAGGATTCCGTGTCCTACTATTTCATCAAATGATCAGAAGGTGCCCACGGTTCAAAATTCTAAGCATTATCCATTCTATAGGAAGAGATCTAAATATATGGAAGGGGAAAAGCCACTCCCAGGTGATTTGCATAAGCATAACAATGAAGCAGGGACATCAAGAACAGATGAAGACTTACGCTCTACGGCTGAATCTTCGTCGACTAAGAAGCAGACCACCAGCAGAAACACATTTTCTGTTCCTCAGTTGTCTTATTCATCAGAAGACAACTTTTTTCCAGTGTATGACTCTTCTGACTTAAAGCAGCCATGGCAAGAACAGATTAACATGCAGCAGAGTTCAAACAAAGATG GAACTTTTGGAGGTTCATGGCCTTCTCATTCATAA
- the LOC115949617 gene encoding actin-depolymerizing factor-like: protein MSLRGTNASSGMGVAEQSKTTFLELQRKKVHRYVIFKIDEKKKEVVVEKTGGPAESYDDFTASLPENDCRYAVYDFDFVTSENCQKSKIFFIAWSPSVSRIRAKMLYATSKDRFRRELEGIHYEIQATDPTEMDLEVLRDRAN, encoded by the exons ATGTCTCTCAGAGGA aCAAATGCTTCTTCTGGCATGGGTGTCGCTGAGCAAAGCAAGACCACATTCCTTGAACTGCAAAGGAAGAAGGTGCACCGCTATGTGATTTTCAAGAtcgatgagaagaaaaaagaggttGTGGTCGAAAAAACTGGGGGCCCAGCTGAGAGCTATGATGATTTCACTGCTTCTTTGCCAGAGAATGATTGTCGATATGCAGTTTATGACTTTGACTTTGTGACTTCTGAGAACTGCCAGAAGAGCaagatattttttattgcatg GTCTCCTTCTGTATCCAGGATCCGTGCCAAGATGCTGTATGCAACATCAAAGGATAGGTTCAGAAGGGAGCTGGAGGGCATCCATTATGAGATCCAGGCAACTGACCCCACTGAGATGGATCTTGAAGTCCTTAGGGACCGTGCTAACTGA